From one Culex quinquefasciatus strain JHB chromosome 3, VPISU_Cqui_1.0_pri_paternal, whole genome shotgun sequence genomic stretch:
- the LOC6035480 gene encoding salivary glue protein Sgs-3, translated as MKTFVCLVLVATCALAIPLNQEQSESTDAPSNGHYGDRIQSSTKQTAQATQNHPAASHPKRHTPASLSASTDSKTDGTSTGSSNDQPQTRPTQLKSSDNLSQTTSSSSTSAPPSANSHAVKTKRDTQSAPAVPATVAASQVPSATPKKPVTKAPIAARVTKARRDLPTSSNGATIKKQTLPIKSSSATPAQVAAINNAGQPAKAVVPAVAASTKN; from the coding sequence TCCCGCTCAACCAGGAGCAGTCCGAGTCTACGGACGCCCCATCCAACGGACACTATGGAGATCGAATCCAATCGTCAACGAAGCAGACTGCTCAAGCCACCCAGAACCATCCCGCCGCTTCTCATCCCAAGCGTCACACTCCGGCTTCGCTGAGCGCCTCCACCGATTCCAAGACCGACGGAACGTCCACCGGATCCAGCAATGACCAGCCGCAGACCCGCCCCACCCAGCTCAAGTCCTCGGACAACCTGAGCCAGACAACGTCGTCTTCCTCGACCTCGGCTCCTCCGTCCGCAAACTCCCATGCCGTCAAGACCAAGCGTGACACCCAGAGCGCCCCAGCTGTTCCGGCCACCGTCGCCGCTAGCCAGGTCCCCAGTGCCACCCCCAAGAAGCCCGTCACCAAGGCTCCGATTGCCGCCCGAGTGACCAAGGCTCGCCGTGATCTTCCCACCTCGTCCAACGGAGCCACCATCAAGAAGCAGACGCTGCCAATCAAGAGCTCTTCGGCGACCCCAGCCCAGGTTGCTGCCATCAACAACGCTGGTCAACCGGCCAAGGCGGTCGTCCCGGCTGTGGCTGCTAGCACCAAGAACTAA
- the LOC6035481 gene encoding mucin-5AC, with the protein MSPYGREMLKFTCVVLLAVAATVSCIPIEPEPSKAGLVRPSPINPDVVSEPLPEEVSTTTTQATRQSNLQKIPARGTKLSATLDQDKSTTEAPAKEKRETATDSTTPAKSNFRRDQPSTPSMAHKQSGVTTTTAEPVSLKTPIVHPSGLKVRRSADEPTTTTNKTPSSTTRGPLPDSGSSSSSSSNDDNSGPHFIRPVPVDQILKNLHEAAPQHHQQVAQHEQAKAIVEATTSSAVDGESSPGTTVNDHKFHRKNKTTTTEAPEEEEEEKDGGEDSKESASEEDDSKQGRQ; encoded by the exons ATGAGCCCGTACGGAAGAGAGATGCTGAAATTC ACATGTGTCGTCCTGCTGGCGGTGGCCGCCACCGTAAGCTGCATCCCGATCGAGCCGGAACCGAGCAAGGCCGGTCTGGTTCGACCTTCACCGATCAACCCGGACGTCGTGAGCGAACCGTTACCGGAGGAAGTTTCAACGACGACAACGCAAGCTACGCGCCAGTCCAACCTTCAGAAGATCCCCGCCCGCGGTACCAAACTGAGTGCCACGCTGGACCAGGACAAGTCGACGACGGAGGCACCCGCCAAGGAGAAACGTGAAACGGCAACCGATTCGACCACTCCGGCCAAGTCCAACTTCCGACGGGATCAACCTTCTACGCCTTCGATGGCCCACAAGCAGAGTGGGGTGACAACCACAACGGCGGAGCCGGTCTCCCTGAAAACCCCAATCGTTCACCCGTCTGGCCTGAAGGTTCGCCGAAGTGCCGACGAACCTACGACCACGACCAACAAGACCCCCAGCAGCACGACCCGAGGACCGCTGCCCgacagcggcagcagcagcagcagcagcagcaacgatGACAACAGTGGTCCCCACTTTATCCGTCCCGTTCCGGTGGACCAGATCCTGAAGAACCTGCACGAGGCCGCGCCACAGCATCATCAACAGGTGGCCCAGCACGAGCAGGCCAAGGCCATCGTTGAGGCCACCACGAGTAGTGCGGTCGATGGTGAGTCTTCGCCGGGGACGACCGTGAATGATCACAAGTTCCACCGCAAGaacaagacgacgacgacggaggccccggaagaggaggaggaggagaaggacGGTGGAGAGGACAGCAAGGAGTCTGCATCGGAGGAGGACGATAGCAAGCAGGGCAGGCAGTAG